Part of the Virgibacillus necropolis genome, TTAAATCATGATGGATGAACTGGTAAAATTGTTCCTCAAAATGATACATATAGTCGTTTAACGGCTCTTTTGCTTGCTTATTTGCGAGTGTAATGCGGCTCGAAATTGGAAACAATCTAGGAAACCGTATTCCTAACTGCACCAATTGTTCGTTCACGTAGTTTTCTACCAACAAAAGTTCATTTTCATTTTTTGCTAGATCGGCTGCATTGATAATAAAAAACATCTTATCTAACTCGAACGATTCTTTCACACGTCCTAATTGCATGAGAAAGTCTTTATCTGCACGAGATAATGCGTGGTTATAATAGGTTACGTAAAGAATAGCATCCGCGTATTTTATATAATCAAACGCCACGCTTGTATGTCTAGCATTAACCGAATCCGCACCAGGTGTATCCACCAGGGTAATCCCCTGTTGAGTCAATGAACAATCATAGTACAAGTCAATTGACTCAACAAAACAAGCTTTCGTTTCCTCCGTAACATAGACGGAAAACTCATCGATAGTTGTTTGAATATGGCCGCCGATATGATTTTTCATTTCTCCAAAACCATCAATAATTGCCTGTAAATAATGTTGCTGTGTTTTAGGTAACGAACGAATATTTGTTTCCGTTAGCCATTTGTGCAAGCTATCTATACTATCGCTGTTAGGTGAAAAGCCTTTTAATAATGCCAAACTATCCTGCATGATGGTTTTTTCATCTTTCATTGTTACAACAACAGAACCATGACTATGTTCATCTGTTACAGGAACAATCCGGTTAATTGCTGCTGTTGTTGGATTTGGCGAAACCGGTAAAACGGACTCCCCGATTAATGCATTAGCAAATGATGATTTCCCAGCACTAAATGCTCCAAAAAGCGTAATGGTAAATGAGCGTTTAGCTAACTTTTCCTGCTTAGTTTTTAAATCTGCTATGAGTTGATCGAATCCTGGAGAACTCTCTATTACATCTAAAGTTTGATTAATTCCTTCTACTACATCGTCAACAGTATAAGACGCTTCTACCATAACCTGCTCATCACGTTGAGTAAATTCTACATGGTCACTTTTGTTTCGCTTCACTTGTGGTGCATCTTGTTTAATTACATTGTTTCGTTCTTTAAGGCTTTGGTTAATTGTGTTCCACTCAGCATCAGAGAGTTGGGAATTCAACAAAACCTCTTGTGATCTATTTAGTTTCGCGTCACGTTCATCTACTAAGTTAGCAATTTGATTCGTAGCACTTTCCGCTTTTTCTAAATCAGCTAATTCCTTTTGATAGGAACTTATCTGATTTGAAGATTGATCGGTTAAATAGGATAAAATTGTATCTTTTTTGTCTATTGTTTCTCTTCTATATTTCTTCTTAATATCGTTACTTATGTCTTTGGTATAATTTAAAACAGAATCACCGTTTACCTTTGCGCCCCGTTTAATCAAGCTATCAAGGTCATTACCCGTATAATCAATGGAAAGGTCTTGAACTTTCTGGATTAAGCTTGGATCAGTAATGTCAAAGCTCTTCATTTGCTGAATAATCTTATCCCGAAGCTTCCACTGAATCGATTTTTTGATATTTTCCTGTAAGGGTTTTAGAAAATTATGAAGTCGAATTGACTTTTCCTCTTCTGTTTTTTTCTTAGAACCAAACAGCCCTACTTTAAAATCAGGTTGTTGTGATTCCAAGTAAGCTAATGCCTGATCACGTAATGTAGCTGGCATAATATAAGCATTTTCCAACGTAGTATTGATTGTTTGATTGAATTCCTTATCAAACTGAGCCGGCCGATTCTTTAGTCGATCTAACTGCTCCTTTATCTCTTCTATCCGCTCTACATTTGCTTCGTAATCATTTGATTCGGCTTTTATCATCTCTATTTCTTCATTATATTGTTTTTCCATATTTCGTTTATGATCGTCAATAATTTGGGTAACAGATCGTACAAGGGAATAATAACTGTCTTTTTTTGAAAGTAATAATGTAGAAAGAAAATCTTTTAGCAAATCTAGTTGATTGTCTGAAATGGACTGTTCTATCAGAGATGTATAAAAGGTTTCTTCTGGATAAATTTCCCATTGATTAAACGTTTGTTTGATTTTGTCTTGATATGTCGAAAATGCTAGTTCATCAGCATTATGCTTGTCGATTTGATTGATAATGAGGAAAAAAGGGATATCTTTTTCTTGTATGGACTGTAAAAATTGTAAATTCACCTCTGATTGTACATGGTTATAATCCATAACGTAGAATAAAGCATCGACAAGGTGTAACGATCCTTCTGTAATTAACCGGTCGGCATCATCAGCTGCATCAATACCAGGTGTGTCCAGTAATGCGGTGCTAGCTGGTAATATAGAGTCAGATGAACTTATTTCGATTTTTTTAATCGAATCCTTGTCCTGACAGTACGCTTTGATTACATCAATATCGTAAGGTTCACTATATTCGACAGTTTTTTCGTGGTGAAAATGCACTCTCGCAAAACCTCCACCTGAGTATATTTTAACTAAATTAGCACTCGTAGGTATTGGGCTGTGTGGTAACAGTGACTTTTCTAACAGTTCATTAATAATGGATGATTTTCCAGCAGAAAAATGACCAGCAAAACTAATAACTAATTCCTGCTTTTCTAATTTTTCATAAAGATCAAGTGAATTTTGAGCTTGATCTTTATCCCCTTCTTTACGTAACAATGTATAAAGTGAGGCAAGGTGATGCTTTGTAATAGGCTGATGTTGATCTTTTAATAATGGCAATGTCGTACAATTCCCTTCCAGACAAACAGTTCTTATACTATCATTATACGGATTTTGTACTGCTTTTTCTAGGTAACAGTACAAAAAAACTATTTGCAAGTATAAAGCAAATAGTTATTCTACTCTTATTGCTCTTCTGTTTTTGAAATTAGGGTTGTGGATATATAACGTATTATATCTCCTCTGCTGACAACTCCAATTACTTTAGAATCGTCATTTACGACAGGTATCTTTTTAAAACCATATTTAGAAAATATTGCTAATGCATTTTCAATCTTATCATCAGGATGTACGGTGAAAATATCCTTGGTTGACATAACTTTTTCAAGCTTATGATCAATAGCATACCCAAGCTTGTGAATTAAATCTTCTTGTTCACTTACAAGAACTAATGCATACATGTCATAAACAGTTCTTCCTTTTGGTTGGAGATATCGAATTACATCGCCATCACTAATCATACCAAGTAGGTTGTTTTCTTTATCAACGACAGGAACTCCGCCAATTCTATTAGTCACAAGTAACTCCAATAATTCCTTAATCGACATGTTTTTCTTTGCAGTAATTACATCAGCTATCATAAAATCTTTGATATTCATAAAGCCATCACATCCTTTTGCGATACGAGCTATACAGTAATTCATTAAAAGACTATACTATTTCTTCTTACTCTGGTTTTACGGTTCTGTAGTTTCCGCCATAAAATAAAATGGGGTCTCCTACATCTGATTTAATGTCGGTAACTTCCGCAATGAAAATCATATGATCCCCGGCCTTGGCGGTATCCATAACCTGACAGGATAAAGTTGCTATTGATCCATCAATTACTGGCACACCATCCTGGATAACAAATGGAATATCTCGATCCTTTTCCATTTGTTTTGCAAAAATCATAGATAATTCTTTTTGTTCCTCACGTAAAATACTTATACCAAATTGTTTTGTTTCCTGTAATTTATTATACATGCTTGCATTTTCATCGATTGAAATAGCGATAAGTTTAGGATTCAATGATACAGACATAAATGCATTAACAGTCATTCCCATCATTTCACCTTTATAGTCAGTGCTTACGATTGTGATTCCTGTAGCAAATTTCCCCATCGTGTCACGAAAAAAACGAGTATCCATTATGTATTTCCACTTCCTTTCTTTAACACTTTATTCTTCATTCAGAATATCATTAAAATAGTAAAATATAAATTAAGTTGTCTCAAAATACATGGTTTACATAATAAAATTATAATAAACTCTATATCTTGTAGTGGCATATAAAAACCTTGATAACAGTATATGCTATCAAGGTTTTTTTGTTCATTAAACTGGATAAACTCCATGTTTTCTTTCCGTAAACGTAATACTTTTTGATTCATACATATCGAATCGTGTAACTAGTTCGCTTCTTAATTTATCTGGTTCGATTATGGCATCTACTACTAATTCAGATGCCAAACGATAAATATCAATATTATCTTTATATTCATCTTGTTTTTCTTTAATAAATGCTGGTCTGTCTTCTTCAGGTAATTCAGCGATCTTATTCGCGTATACTGCATTTACTGCTGCCTCAGGACCCATTACGGCAATTTGTGCAGTTGGTAATGCAAGACAGCAGTCCGGATCAAACGCAGGACCAGCCATTGCATATAGACCTGCTCCATATGCTTTCCTCACTACCACTGATATTTTTGGTACAGTTGCTTCACTCATGGATGCAAGCATTTTTGCACCATGACGAATAATTCCTGCTCGCTCCACTTTAGTTCCTATCATAAATCCTGGAATATCCATTAAGAACAATAATGAAATGTTAAACGCGTCACACAGCTGAATGAATTTTGCTGCTTTATCGGCAGAGTCAGGGAATAACACGCCCCCCTTCATACGAGGCTGATTAGCAATAATTCCAACCGATTTACCATTGATTCGTGCCAGTCCAGTAATTAATTCAGGTGCAAATTTTTTCTTCACTTCACAAAAACTGTCTCCATCTATTATACGATCGATAAAATCATACATATTAAAAGGAGCATTTTGATTTTTTGGAATCAAATCTGTGATTGATTTCTCAAACTCTTTTACTTCTTTTTTATCCATTACCTTTGGTTTATCTTTAAAACTAGCTGGGAAATAACCAATGTAATTACGACCATACGCGATAGCTTCTTCTTCAGTCTTTGCTAAAACATCGCCACACCCTGAAACGGAAGTGTGCATTTTAGCTCCACCCATTTCTTCTAATGAAACTTTTTCACCTATTACTTTTTCTGCCATGCGAGGTGAACCTAAATACATAGAAGCATTTCCATCAACCATAACTACGATATCGCAAAATGCTGGTATGTAGGCGCCGCCAGCTGCAGATGGACCAAATAAAAGACAAACCTGTGGTACACGACCAGAAAGTTTGATTTGATTGTGGAATATTTTTCCTGCCCCTCTTCTACCAGGGAACATTTCGATTTGATCTGTAATTCTAGCGCCAGCTGAATCAACTAAATAAAACATAGGTAACTCTAGTTTCATAGCTGTTTCTTGGATACGGATAATCTTTTCTACTGTTCTTTTCCCCCAAGAACCTGCTTTTACAGTTGAATCGTTGGCCATTACACATACCGACTGACCGTTAATTCGACCAATGCCCGTTACTACTCCATCAGACGGGAGAGAACCATCCATACAATTAGCAAAAAAAGCATCCTCTACATCCATATCCTCATCAAATAAAAGCTCAAGGCGTTTACGAACAAACAATTTGCCTTTTTCTTCATTTTTCTGGTGGTATTTTTCAAGACCGCCTTTTTCAATTTTATTCATTCTCTTTTGTAAATCTTCTACATATGACATGTGTTACCTCCTCTAATATATCAAGCTACGGCAGTCGCCTTCGCTTTTCTATTCACCTTTATATTCAGGTTTCCTTTTTTCCTTAAATGCATTTAACCCTTCGAGACGGTCTTTTGTTGGGATTGTTTCTTTATAACAGACATGTTCAATTGTTAATCCTGTTTCTAAATCGGTTTGTATTCCCTTATCAATAGCTGTTTTTGCTTGTTTTAAAGCAATTGGGCCATTCGTTGCAATTTGCTTAGCCGTTTTAATCGCCTCATTTATAAGACTCTCTTGATCGGTTAATTGTTCAACAAGACCAATGCTCAAGGCTTCTTCCGTAGAAACTGGTTTCCCGGTAAAGATTAGACGTTTGGCTTGCCCGAGTCCAATTAATCTAGTAAGACGTTGTGTACCGCCTGCACCAGGAATAATTGCTAAGGATGTTTCTGTTAGTCCAAGCTTCGTATTATTTACTGCTATTCGGATATCACAAGCGAGTGCAAGTTCTAAACCGCCACCAAATGCAACACCATTCAAAGCGGCGATTACCGGCATTTTCATCTTAGCAACATGTGATACGGTTTCCCCAATATACTGGACTGCTTGAATTACCTGATCCTCTGTCATCCCTTTACGTTCCTTAAGATCGGCACCAGCACAAAATGCTTTTTCACCAGCAGCCGTAATAATTGTGCAGCGTATAGAAGAATCGTGTTCTATTTTTTTTATGTTTTTATTTAATTCATCTAATAATGCCTTTGACACCGCATTGGCAGCATCTGTTCGGTTTAGCGTTAGGAGGGCAATATGATCATCGATTTTTTTATAAGTTATAAGTTCAGACACATGTATACTCCTTCCTTAGCGCTCACTTTTTAAAATTTTCATTTGATGACTTGATAGATTTTTAACATAGTTTTCAA contains:
- a CDS encoding enoyl-CoA hydratase gives rise to the protein MSELITYKKIDDHIALLTLNRTDAANAVSKALLDELNKNIKKIEHDSSIRCTIITAAGEKAFCAGADLKERKGMTEDQVIQAVQYIGETVSHVAKMKMPVIAALNGVAFGGGLELALACDIRIAVNNTKLGLTETSLAIIPGAGGTQRLTRLIGLGQAKRLIFTGKPVSTEEALSIGLVEQLTDQESLINEAIKTAKQIATNGPIALKQAKTAIDKGIQTDLETGLTIEHVCYKETIPTKDRLEGLNAFKEKRKPEYKGE
- a CDS encoding CBS domain-containing protein — protein: MNIKDFMIADVITAKKNMSIKELLELLVTNRIGGVPVVDKENNLLGMISDGDVIRYLQPKGRTVYDMYALVLVSEQEDLIHKLGYAIDHKLEKVMSTKDIFTVHPDDKIENALAIFSKYGFKKIPVVNDDSKVIGVVSRGDIIRYISTTLISKTEEQ
- a CDS encoding dynamin family protein, whose amino-acid sequence is MPLLKDQHQPITKHHLASLYTLLRKEGDKDQAQNSLDLYEKLEKQELVISFAGHFSAGKSSIINELLEKSLLPHSPIPTSANLVKIYSGGGFARVHFHHEKTVEYSEPYDIDVIKAYCQDKDSIKKIEISSSDSILPASTALLDTPGIDAADDADRLITEGSLHLVDALFYVMDYNHVQSEVNLQFLQSIQEKDIPFFLIINQIDKHNADELAFSTYQDKIKQTFNQWEIYPEETFYTSLIEQSISDNQLDLLKDFLSTLLLSKKDSYYSLVRSVTQIIDDHKRNMEKQYNEEIEMIKAESNDYEANVERIEEIKEQLDRLKNRPAQFDKEFNQTINTTLENAYIMPATLRDQALAYLESQQPDFKVGLFGSKKKTEEEKSIRLHNFLKPLQENIKKSIQWKLRDKIIQQMKSFDITDPSLIQKVQDLSIDYTGNDLDSLIKRGAKVNGDSVLNYTKDISNDIKKKYRRETIDKKDTILSYLTDQSSNQISSYQKELADLEKAESATNQIANLVDERDAKLNRSQEVLLNSQLSDAEWNTINQSLKERNNVIKQDAPQVKRNKSDHVEFTQRDEQVMVEASYTVDDVVEGINQTLDVIESSPGFDQLIADLKTKQEKLAKRSFTITLFGAFSAGKSSFANALIGESVLPVSPNPTTAAINRIVPVTDEHSHGSVVVTMKDEKTIMQDSLALLKGFSPNSDSIDSLHKWLTETNIRSLPKTQQHYLQAIIDGFGEMKNHIGGHIQTTIDEFSVYVTEETKACFVESIDLYYDCSLTQQGITLVDTPGADSVNARHTSVAFDYIKYADAILYVTYYNHALSRADKDFLMQLGRVKESFELDKMFFIINAADLAKNENELLLVENYVNEQLVQLGIRFPRLFPISSRITLANKQAKEPLNDYMYHFEEQFYQFIHHDLTKLSIDSAIWDMKWAYHVISSYLASVKMSEQEKMHQKDSVRTKKEEAFRVINELDKDSYTKAIIQKIDKQLYYVLDRLSIRFHDMFKGMFNPTMIQESGKAGKIQIDNSMQELLDYVGYELLQELRAVSLRIEAQIRELVEEIGVTASEKINTIDERFVLPSGTKVDLSTPNFTQAFNQLKVSAFSKALSSYKGPKSFFEKNEKEQMKEAIFSILKPYAKEYLDSNKQVMEVAYDEQWVHTMEQIKGAYMRSIESYTDGLLRILSDKDNEIELANKESELASIMKNYDNNLTGEEYDV
- a CDS encoding acyl-CoA carboxylase subunit beta, whose product is MSYVEDLQKRMNKIEKGGLEKYHQKNEEKGKLFVRKRLELLFDEDMDVEDAFFANCMDGSLPSDGVVTGIGRINGQSVCVMANDSTVKAGSWGKRTVEKIIRIQETAMKLELPMFYLVDSAGARITDQIEMFPGRRGAGKIFHNQIKLSGRVPQVCLLFGPSAAGGAYIPAFCDIVVMVDGNASMYLGSPRMAEKVIGEKVSLEEMGGAKMHTSVSGCGDVLAKTEEEAIAYGRNYIGYFPASFKDKPKVMDKKEVKEFEKSITDLIPKNQNAPFNMYDFIDRIIDGDSFCEVKKKFAPELITGLARINGKSVGIIANQPRMKGGVLFPDSADKAAKFIQLCDAFNISLLFLMDIPGFMIGTKVERAGIIRHGAKMLASMSEATVPKISVVVRKAYGAGLYAMAGPAFDPDCCLALPTAQIAVMGPEAAVNAVYANKIAELPEEDRPAFIKEKQDEYKDNIDIYRLASELVVDAIIEPDKLRSELVTRFDMYESKSITFTERKHGVYPV
- a CDS encoding flavin reductase family protein, which translates into the protein MDTRFFRDTMGKFATGITIVSTDYKGEMMGMTVNAFMSVSLNPKLIAISIDENASMYNKLQETKQFGISILREEQKELSMIFAKQMEKDRDIPFVIQDGVPVIDGSIATLSCQVMDTAKAGDHMIFIAEVTDIKSDVGDPILFYGGNYRTVKPE